A region from the uncultured Macellibacteroides sp. genome encodes:
- a CDS encoding 6-bladed beta-propeller yields the protein MKATICCLFFILLITSCQKDMSGGVNSYNVDSIRSSDKVFDVDNSGLKFRYIPLELSDSSLIGDIDKIILTKDYIVVRSNDFIFLFDYKGDFIRRIGARGDGPGQYKSILDVSVNESERRIFLADYSSNKVLEYDFEGKYLKDYNFSPFWWTFEAIDRSFLISPMNLFGNELYKIKLTTYTGDSIAYFKNNVLYTSQDNLLYPTVKCFQHYHNEIVCRQQFNDSIYTFVPRTQNLVIRYYFDFGDAHFPIELLESSVKFTTESVNYGFVEDITETDDYIFLHITYKGKSEKYIIRKGLDEGFYKVEKDNGVLIKTAGLYFWPKWSNDERLVNYFSASDLLSKSDKIIDENLNEIASLMSEESNPVVVIATKDK from the coding sequence ATGAAAGCAACAATATGTTGTCTGTTTTTTATATTACTTATAACATCATGTCAAAAAGATATGAGTGGGGGCGTTAATTCTTATAACGTTGATTCAATAAGGAGCAGCGACAAAGTTTTTGATGTCGATAATTCAGGTTTAAAGTTCCGGTATATTCCTTTAGAATTATCGGATAGTTCGCTTATCGGTGATATTGACAAAATTATTTTGACAAAAGACTATATTGTTGTTCGAAGTAATGATTTTATTTTTCTGTTTGATTACAAGGGTGATTTTATCCGAAGGATAGGTGCCCGAGGGGATGGTCCGGGTCAATATAAAAGTATTTTAGATGTCTCGGTTAATGAATCGGAACGGAGAATCTTCTTGGCAGATTATTCATCAAATAAAGTATTGGAATACGATTTTGAGGGTAAATATCTAAAAGACTATAATTTTAGCCCATTTTGGTGGACTTTTGAAGCAATAGATCGTTCATTTTTAATTAGCCCAATGAATCTGTTTGGAAATGAATTGTATAAAATTAAATTAACAACATATACCGGAGATTCAATTGCTTATTTCAAGAATAATGTTCTTTATACTTCTCAGGATAACTTATTATATCCGACAGTCAAATGTTTCCAACATTATCATAATGAGATTGTTTGCCGACAACAGTTTAACGACTCGATTTATACATTCGTTCCTCGAACACAAAACCTAGTGATTCGCTATTATTTCGATTTTGGCGATGCTCATTTTCCAATAGAACTTCTGGAAAGTTCCGTTAAGTTCACAACTGAATCCGTTAATTATGGTTTCGTAGAGGATATAACGGAAACAGATGATTATATTTTTTTACATATAACTTATAAGGGCAAAAGTGAGAAATATATCATTAGAAAAGGATTGGATGAAGGTTTTTATAAGGTTGAAAAAGATAATGGTGTTTTAATAAAAACGGCTGGTCTTTATTTTTGGCCTAAATGGTCAAACGATGAGAGGTTGGTAAATTACTTCTCTGCATCTGATTTATTGTCGAAGAGTGATAAAATAATTGATGAAAATTTAAATGAGATCGCTTCTTTAATGTCTGAAGAATCGAATCCCGTGGTAGTAATTGCTACAAAAGACAAATAA
- a CDS encoding 6-bladed beta-propeller translates to MNMQSFYLFLLLLLFLGCQDIKKSQQHFIKGKNIERPYYIDLICFCSLLILSSCGGNTKQSKKTFWDDCNVIATRQVINGDTVIVCDPALIRQKKNIPLGLLLEDFKIVKLDNSSEDALISKRYAHTYVTNNYIGVVCYSYFPMKLFRKDGTFVREIGAIGQGPNEYNVIDYIDMDEKNNRIYILPFSAEHILVYDFNGNNYPKIKLPNRLLYGSTIKVYGDKKQVLITQPISPNTEYYVWIQDFDGNVIQGAKQSDYFKNVTSFSESTITRVRSGAIELFNFGWPNGNEYLYHYNSLDNSLVPQFKVKGDDLDFNIVHELPHQYVVEKARSNGPGDENVRTLKYIVDKETLKGCFFDGFETPQGIVYGRYDLLYGMHGSYFTILDFSSEVSESIKEIKEESLSSLQKEELQKLKSLLPDNEDDDEWSLLFVGKFKQ, encoded by the coding sequence ATGAATATGCAGAGTTTTTATCTCTTTTTATTGTTGCTGTTATTCTTGGGTTGTCAGGATATCAAAAAATCGCAACAACATTTTATTAAAGGAAAAAATATCGAACGGCCATATTATATTGATCTAATTTGTTTCTGCTCACTTTTGATTTTATCTTCATGTGGAGGTAATACCAAACAATCCAAAAAAACATTTTGGGATGATTGTAATGTAATTGCAACTCGTCAGGTGATTAATGGAGACACAGTAATTGTATGCGATCCAGCTTTGATTAGACAAAAGAAGAATATTCCATTGGGTTTATTACTTGAAGATTTTAAAATTGTCAAACTAGATAATTCAAGTGAGGATGCGTTAATTAGTAAACGCTATGCCCATACGTATGTGACTAATAATTATATTGGAGTGGTTTGTTATAGCTATTTTCCTATGAAGTTGTTTCGAAAAGATGGGACCTTTGTCCGCGAAATTGGAGCAATTGGTCAAGGGCCAAATGAATATAATGTAATTGATTATATAGATATGGATGAAAAGAATAATCGTATTTATATACTTCCTTTTAGTGCCGAGCATATTTTGGTTTATGATTTCAATGGAAATAACTATCCTAAAATCAAATTACCTAACAGACTTCTCTATGGTTCAACAATAAAGGTTTATGGAGATAAGAAACAGGTTTTGATAACCCAGCCAATTAGCCCCAATACTGAATATTATGTATGGATACAGGATTTTGATGGTAACGTTATTCAAGGTGCAAAGCAATCTGATTATTTCAAGAATGTAACTTCTTTCAGTGAATCGACTATTACCCGTGTACGATCAGGAGCCATTGAGTTATTCAATTTTGGATGGCCCAACGGGAATGAATATTTATATCATTATAATTCTTTAGACAATTCTTTAGTCCCGCAATTTAAAGTAAAAGGTGACGATCTTGATTTTAACATAGTTCATGAGTTGCCTCATCAGTATGTTGTAGAGAAAGCGCGGAGTAATGGACCTGGTGATGAAAATGTAAGAACATTAAAATATATTGTAGACAAAGAGACATTGAAGGGTTGCTTTTTTGATGGATTCGAAACACCTCAAGGTATTGTATATGGTCGATACGACCTTTTATACGGAATGCATGGTTCATATTTTACAATACTTGATTTTAGCAGCGAAGTAAGTGAATCTATCAAAGAAATAAAGGAAGAAAGCTTATCTTCTTTACAAAAAGAGGAATTACAGAAGTTAAAATCATTATTGCCGGATAATGAGGATGACGATGAATGGAGTTTACTCTTTGTTGGGAAATTTAAACAATAA
- a CDS encoding 6-bladed beta-propeller has protein sequence MKIKNLVILTFFFLMGSQVMSSQSKKGNLPVIDFSKNYSTKDIRLQDIADLEYIPLETTDDVLLSERAVLSSVTDKYILIYEYVQGDIFVFNRNGKIYAHFNHKGQSGQEYPWIRYAIFDERNEEIFVCNRSIQVYSLKGKYKRTLKINTLQYESTVYNFDDNALLVYDDLNIDPGLKFKPKRKPYRLMSKKDGSLISVLNIDLPKRFSNRIAKIEKNSWGGIIMYYPSSIYYGSDFMIADISSDTLYMLNQSKKITPVLVRKPSVHASEPRNVWTIILTTDKFMIIGEVLLDFNSKGGKIPTFMYEFKTGKINKVEFLDSESERGTLSFGSSPAIAKNMTAQLIQTPSFISMHKKIQLKGKVGKTLREDDNPVLRIIKFK, from the coding sequence ATGAAGATAAAAAACCTCGTCATACTGACATTCTTTTTTTTAATGGGAAGTCAGGTAATGAGTTCCCAATCAAAAAAAGGCAACTTGCCGGTCATTGATTTTTCCAAAAACTATTCCACAAAAGATATACGCCTCCAGGATATTGCTGATTTAGAATATATCCCTCTTGAAACGACCGACGATGTCTTATTGAGCGAGAGGGCTGTACTTTCATCTGTTACCGATAAATATATTCTCATATACGAATATGTGCAAGGTGATATATTTGTTTTCAATCGCAACGGGAAAATATATGCTCATTTCAACCATAAGGGACAAAGTGGTCAAGAGTATCCATGGATTAGATATGCAATTTTCGATGAAAGAAACGAAGAGATATTTGTGTGCAATCGATCCATACAGGTTTATTCGCTGAAAGGAAAATACAAACGAACCTTGAAGATAAACACGCTGCAGTATGAATCGACGGTTTATAATTTTGATGACAATGCATTGCTTGTGTATGACGATCTAAATATAGATCCAGGCCTTAAATTCAAGCCTAAAAGGAAACCTTACCGTCTTATGTCAAAAAAAGATGGAAGTCTAATTTCCGTCTTGAACATTGATTTGCCTAAAAGATTTTCAAACCGTATTGCAAAAATAGAGAAGAATAGCTGGGGCGGAATTATAATGTATTATCCTTCAAGTATATATTATGGTTCTGATTTTATGATTGCTGATATATCATCTGATACACTGTACATGCTAAACCAGAGTAAAAAGATAACACCTGTATTAGTCAGAAAACCATCGGTTCATGCATCTGAGCCAAGGAACGTATGGACAATTATTTTAACAACCGATAAATTTATGATTATTGGTGAGGTTCTTTTAGACTTTAATTCGAAGGGAGGGAAGATACCAACATTTATGTATGAATTTAAAACCGGAAAAATAAACAAAGTAGAATTTTTAGATAGTGAATCTGAAAGAGGGACATTGAGTTTTGGCTCATCTCCTGCTATAGCAAAAAACATGACAGCACAACTTATTCAGACACCTTCATTTATAAGTATGCATAAGAAAATACAGTTGAAAGGGAAAGTTGGAAAGACACTTAGAGAGGATGATAATCCGGTACTGAGGATTATAAAATTCAAATAG
- a CDS encoding 6-bladed beta-propeller, with protein MKINNLVLLTLFFLMGSQVMSSQSKTVNLPVIDFSKNYPTKDIRLQDIADTEYIPLETTSDILLSDNAELSFVSDNYILVCEPLLGDIFVFNRTGKIYSHFNHKGQSGQEYPWIRYAIFDERNEEIFVCNQSIQVYSLKGKYKRTLKINTQKYESTVYNFDDKALLMYDDLNIDPGLKFKTKRKPYRLMSKKDGSLISLLNIDLPKRYSTRIAKIEKSSWRPIQMYFPSNVHYGHDFMIADISSDTLCMLTQNKKITPVLVRKPSVHASEPRKVWTTLLTTDKFMIIGAVVLDFNSKGGKFPAWIYEFKTGKIYKEDISDSESERGIWRIISSPATAKNMTAQLVQAPSIINAYKRKQLNGKVEKFIKTLREDDNPVLRIIKFK; from the coding sequence ATGAAGATAAATAACCTCGTCTTACTGACATTATTTTTTTTAATGGGAAGTCAGGTAATGAGTTCCCAATCAAAAACTGTCAACTTGCCGGTCATCGACTTTTCTAAAAACTATCCCACAAAAGATATACGCCTCCAGGATATTGCTGATACGGAATATATTCCTCTTGAAACGACCAGCGATATTTTATTGAGCGATAATGCTGAGCTTTCTTTTGTTTCCGATAATTATATTCTAGTCTGTGAACCTTTGCTGGGTGATATATTTGTTTTTAATCGTACCGGGAAAATATATTCTCATTTCAACCATAAGGGACAAAGTGGTCAAGAGTATCCATGGATTAGATATGCAATTTTTGATGAAAGAAACGAAGAGATATTTGTCTGCAATCAATCCATTCAGGTTTATTCGCTGAAAGGGAAATACAAACGAACATTGAAGATAAATACACAGAAGTATGAATCGACGGTTTATAATTTTGATGACAAAGCATTGCTTATGTATGACGACCTAAATATAGATCCAGGCCTTAAATTCAAGACTAAAAGAAAACCTTACCGTCTTATGTCAAAAAAAGATGGAAGTCTGATTTCCCTTTTGAACATTGATTTGCCTAAAAGATATTCAACCCGTATTGCTAAAATAGAGAAGAGTAGCTGGAGACCTATTCAAATGTACTTTCCTTCAAATGTACATTACGGTCATGATTTTATGATTGCGGATATATCATCTGATACATTGTGTATGCTAACCCAAAATAAGAAGATAACACCTGTATTAGTCAGAAAACCATCGGTTCACGCTTCTGAGCCAAGGAAAGTCTGGACAACTCTTTTAACAACCGATAAATTTATGATTATTGGTGCGGTTGTGTTAGATTTTAATTCGAAGGGCGGAAAATTTCCGGCTTGGATATATGAATTTAAAACCGGAAAAATATATAAAGAAGATATTTCTGATAGTGAATCTGAAAGAGGAATATGGCGTATAATCTCATCTCCTGCTACAGCAAAAAACATGACAGCACAACTGGTTCAGGCACCTTCAATAATAAATGCTTATAAAAGAAAACAATTGAATGGTAAAGTTGAAAAGTTTATAAAGACACTTAGAGAAGATGATAATCCGGTACTAAGGATTATAAAATTCAAATAA
- a CDS encoding 6-bladed beta-propeller, protein MRKLNLIKVFIALISRSKYMQNNKLLNDFFVIICFCSLLILSSCGGNPKQSKKTFWDDCDLIATRKVINGDTVIVCDPALIRQKKNIPLDLLLEDFKIVKLDNSSEDALISKRYAHTYVTNNYIGVVCYSYFPMKLFRKDGTFIREIGSIGQGPNEYNVIDYIDMDEKNNRIYILPFSAEHILVYDFNGNNYPKIKLPNRLLYGSTIKVYGDKKQVLITQPISPNTEYYVWIQDFDGNVIQGAKQSDYFKDVTSFSESTITRVRSGAIELFNLGYSNGNEYLYHYNSLDNSLVPQFKVKGDDIDFNIVHELPHQYVVEKARSNGPGDDNVRTLKYIVDKETLKGCFFDGFETPQGIVYGQYDLLYGMHGSYFTILDFSSEVSESIKEIKEESLSPLQKEELQKLKSLLPDNEDEDECSLLFVGKFKQ, encoded by the coding sequence ATGAGAAAGCTAAATTTAATAAAAGTCTTCATCGCTTTAATTTCAAGAAGTAAGTATATGCAGAATAATAAATTACTTAATGATTTTTTTGTGATAATTTGTTTCTGCTCACTTTTGATTTTATCTTCTTGTGGAGGTAATCCTAAACAATCCAAAAAAACATTTTGGGATGATTGTGACCTAATTGCTACTCGAAAAGTGATTAATGGAGACACCGTAATTGTATGCGACCCAGCTTTGATTAGACAAAAGAAGAATATTCCATTGGATTTATTACTTGAAGATTTTAAAATTGTCAAACTAGATAATTCAAGTGAGGATGCATTAATTAGTAAACGCTATGCCCATACGTATGTGACTAATAATTATATTGGAGTGGTTTGTTATAGCTATTTTCCTATGAAGTTGTTTCGAAAAGATGGGACCTTTATCCGCGAAATAGGATCAATTGGTCAAGGTCCAAATGAATATAATGTAATTGATTATATAGATATGGATGAAAAGAATAATCGTATTTATATACTTCCTTTTAGTGCCGAGCATATTTTGGTTTATGATTTCAATGGAAATAACTATCCTAAAATCAAATTACCTAACAGGCTTCTCTATGGTTCAACAATAAAGGTTTATGGAGATAAGAAACAGGTTTTGATAACCCAGCCAATTAGCCCCAATACTGAATATTATGTATGGATACAAGATTTTGATGGTAACGTTATTCAAGGTGCAAAGCAATCTGATTATTTTAAGGATGTAACTTCTTTCAGTGAATCGACTATTACCCGCGTACGATCAGGAGCCATTGAGTTATTCAATTTAGGATATTCCAACGGGAATGAATATTTATATCATTATAATTCTTTAGATAATTCTTTAGTCCCGCAATTTAAAGTAAAAGGTGACGATATTGATTTTAACATAGTTCATGAGTTGCCTCATCAGTATGTTGTAGAAAAAGCGCGGAGTAATGGACCTGGTGATGATAATGTAAGAACATTAAAATATATTGTAGACAAAGAGACATTGAAGGGTTGCTTTTTTGATGGATTCGAAACACCTCAAGGTATTGTATATGGTCAATACGACCTTTTATACGGAATGCATGGTTCATATTTTACAATACTTGATTTTAGCAGCGAAGTAAGTGAATCTATCAAAGAAATAAAGGAAGAAAGCTTATCTCCTTTACAAAAAGAGGAATTACAGAAGTTAAAATCATTATTGCCGGATAATGAGGATGAAGATGAATGTAGTTTACTTTTTGTAGGGAAATTTAAACAATAA
- a CDS encoding 6-bladed beta-propeller: protein MNMQSFYLFLFLLLFLGCQDNKKPQQHFIKEKNIEQPYYIDLTTVEGENNITQLSEIAKNILYIPLKTADGYLIKRVSQILLFNNTIIVSDFNNVYQFNLLGEFIKKIGNKGMGPKDYSSVFCLVSSPSSDCFYLFTAKKAHKYNSEAVYEKTIPLMDSEYMFYGLMPSDDKLLMYLGSRFKRTEDTSNVYSLIEIDTLGSVNSQILNHSPIISNNPGMIVSTIPFYKYDEQIRFMDYGNDTLFTIDLSGNKKPYVICKLGNMKREVNTSGYSAQQFESLSTKLLVDNIYEDNIFLYLKLIWGMNKKSQYFLFNKKDGVVENIGSEGIINDIDGGVPFFPYLIEKDGTLIMYMNAEDFKEKILSSEYAKQKERYGDQFDKVWKLASEMRIDDNPILIIAKR, encoded by the coding sequence ATGAATATGCAGAGTTTTTATCTCTTTTTATTTTTGTTGTTATTCTTGGGTTGTCAGGATAATAAAAAACCGCAACAACATTTCATTAAAGAAAAAAATATTGAACAGCCATATTATATTGATCTAACGACTGTTGAAGGTGAGAATAATATCACCCAATTGTCAGAAATTGCGAAAAATATTCTCTACATTCCTTTAAAAACTGCTGATGGGTATTTGATTAAGCGTGTAAGCCAGATCTTATTATTTAACAATACGATTATAGTAAGTGATTTTAATAATGTTTACCAATTTAATTTGTTGGGAGAGTTTATTAAGAAAATAGGAAACAAAGGAATGGGTCCGAAAGATTACTCATCTGTTTTTTGTCTTGTATCAAGTCCATCTTCTGATTGTTTTTACCTGTTTACAGCAAAAAAAGCTCATAAGTATAATTCTGAGGCCGTTTATGAGAAAACCATTCCTTTAATGGATTCAGAATACATGTTCTATGGGTTAATGCCTTCTGATGACAAACTATTAATGTACTTAGGAAGTAGATTTAAGCGGACTGAAGATACATCAAATGTTTATTCATTAATTGAAATTGATACATTAGGATCTGTTAATTCTCAAATACTGAACCATTCTCCTATCATATCTAACAATCCGGGAATGATTGTATCTACGATTCCCTTTTATAAATATGACGAACAGATACGCTTTATGGATTATGGTAATGATACTTTGTTTACAATTGATTTGTCCGGAAACAAGAAACCCTATGTTATATGCAAGTTAGGTAACATGAAGCGAGAAGTAAACACCTCTGGATATAGCGCACAACAGTTTGAATCTCTTTCTACGAAGTTGTTGGTCGACAATATTTATGAAGACAATATCTTTCTATATTTAAAACTTATATGGGGTATGAATAAAAAATCACAATACTTTCTTTTTAATAAAAAAGATGGAGTTGTTGAAAATATAGGTTCAGAGGGAATAATAAATGATATTGATGGTGGTGTTCCCTTTTTCCCTTATTTGATTGAAAAGGACGGAACATTGATTATGTACATGAATGCTGAAGATTTTAAAGAAAAGATTCTTTCATCTGAATATGCAAAACAAAAAGAGAGATATGGAGATCAATTTGATAAAGTTTGGAAGCTTGCTTCAGAAATGAGAATTGATGACAATCCGATACTTATTATTGCTAAAAGATAA
- a CDS encoding 6-bladed beta-propeller, which translates to MKINNLVLQTLFFLMGSQVMSSQSKTVNLPVIDFSKNYPTKDISLQDIADTEYIPLETTSDVLLSERAVLSSVTDKYILIYEYVQGDIFVFNRNGKIYAHFNHKGQSGQEYPWIRYAIFDEINEEIFVCNQSIQVYSLSGKYKRTLKINTLQNESVVYNYDNESLLLYDDVIIDSGFEHKTKKKPYRLMSKKDGSLISLLNFHFPKRYSSRILQKEGKNERAIQMYFPSNIYYGHDFMIADISSDTLYILTQNKKKTPVLVRKPSVHASEPRKVWTTLLTTDKFMIIGAVVLDFNSKGGKFPAWIYEFKTGKIYKEDISDSESERGSLNYNSSPAIAKNMTAQLVQAPSIINAYKRKKLEGKVEKVIKTLREDDNLVLRIIKFK; encoded by the coding sequence ATGAAGATAAATAACCTCGTCTTACAGACATTATTTTTTTTAATGGGAAGTCAGGTAATGAGTTCCCAATCAAAAACTGTCAACTTGCCGGTCATCGACTTTTCAAAAAACTATCCCACAAAAGATATAAGCCTCCAGGATATTGCTGATACGGAATATATTCCTCTTGAAACGACCAGCGATGTTTTATTGAGCGAGAGGGCTGTCCTTTCATCTGTTACCGATAAATATATTCTCATATATGAATATGTACAAGGTGATATATTTGTTTTCAATCGCAACGGGAAAATATATGCTCATTTCAACCATAAGGGACAAAGCGGTCAAGAGTATCCATGGATTAGATATGCAATTTTTGATGAAATAAATGAGGAAATATTTGTGTGCAATCAATCCATTCAGGTTTATTCGCTGAGTGGAAAATACAAACGAACATTGAAGATAAATACACTTCAGAATGAATCGGTGGTATATAATTATGATAATGAATCACTTCTTTTGTATGACGATGTAATTATAGATAGTGGATTTGAACACAAGACTAAAAAAAAGCCTTACCGTCTTATGTCTAAGAAAGATGGGAGTCTGATTTCCCTTTTGAACTTCCATTTTCCTAAAAGATATTCATCCCGTATTCTTCAAAAAGAAGGGAAAAACGAGAGAGCAATTCAAATGTATTTTCCTTCAAATATATATTACGGTCATGATTTTATGATTGCGGATATATCATCTGACACATTATATATACTAACCCAAAACAAGAAGAAAACACCTGTATTAGTCAGAAAACCATCGGTTCATGCATCAGAGCCAAGGAAAGTATGGACAACCCTTCTAACAACCGATAAATTTATGATTATTGGTGCGGTTGTGTTAGATTTTAATTCGAAGGGCGGAAAATTTCCGGCTTGGATATATGAATTTAAAACGGGAAAAATATATAAAGAAGATATTTCAGATAGTGAATCTGAAAGGGGGTCATTGAATTACAACTCATCTCCTGCCATAGCAAAAAACATGACAGCACAACTGGTTCAGGCTCCCTCAATAATAAATGCTTATAAAAGAAAAAAATTGGAAGGGAAAGTTGAAAAGGTTATAAAGACACTTAGAGAAGATGATAATCTGGTACTAAGGATTATAAAATTCAAATAA
- a CDS encoding erythromycin esterase family protein, with protein sequence MFYKLLVFGLFFLAFDSCIISPQGKEINISWQDSLSIEDNIAKNAVILQGSNDLYFLDKIAKDRSVIMLGEAGHGDSISTNVKIQMLSYLFDKGFRSVAFEGYPFLSCYVLSNKKFNSMTRDWTYDMKGQEVFQGIQYFSNKNLKVWGIDVYGGFYDVDAAKIILNKYIEKYNFLIDWNKLKNYYNRKFINIEKLDSNHFPSVSEQVELGRMIDSISNFTRYLIYKEGKNNDLSAILQWIRNVNTNYSVNKLFEDEVDIFCNTEKTTLPFRNRDTQMAENILWITEHYTNEKFTVWTANYHAVKDISQTIFPSDSLMYFIHQCAAEGVYNKLGDKFYSLAFTSFNYRNNKDNEGLLESSIAKETKNASFAFIDFERLRFEDGYRDKEFESSIIKKKKGKWLYMFDGIYYTRDEYLFKEFEKYEK encoded by the coding sequence ATGTTTTATAAGTTATTAGTTTTTGGCCTGTTTTTTTTAGCGTTTGATTCTTGTATTATTTCTCCACAAGGTAAAGAAATAAATATTTCATGGCAGGATAGCCTATCCATAGAGGATAATATTGCTAAGAATGCTGTTATCTTACAAGGTAGTAATGATTTGTATTTCTTAGATAAAATCGCAAAAGACCGTTCAGTAATAATGTTAGGTGAAGCTGGACACGGTGATAGTATTTCTACTAATGTAAAAATTCAAATGCTTTCATATCTTTTTGATAAAGGTTTTAGATCTGTTGCATTTGAAGGATATCCTTTTTTATCATGCTACGTACTTTCAAATAAGAAATTTAATTCAATGACAAGAGATTGGACATATGATATGAAAGGTCAAGAAGTTTTTCAAGGAATTCAGTATTTTAGTAATAAAAATTTAAAAGTATGGGGCATCGATGTCTATGGTGGATTTTACGATGTCGATGCCGCAAAAATAATATTAAATAAATATATTGAAAAATATAATTTTTTAATTGATTGGAATAAATTAAAAAATTATTATAACCGAAAATTTATTAACATAGAGAAACTAGATTCAAATCACTTTCCTTCAGTTAGTGAGCAGGTTGAGTTAGGAAGAATGATAGATTCTATTTCTAATTTTACAAGGTATCTAATTTATAAAGAAGGCAAAAATAATGACTTATCAGCCATTCTTCAGTGGATAAGAAATGTCAATACAAATTATTCGGTTAATAAATTGTTTGAAGATGAAGTTGATATATTTTGTAATACAGAGAAAACAACTTTGCCATTTAGAAATAGAGATACTCAGATGGCTGAAAATATTCTTTGGATCACAGAGCATTATACAAACGAAAAATTTACAGTTTGGACAGCAAATTATCATGCAGTAAAAGATATTTCGCAAACTATTTTTCCTTCAGATTCATTGATGTATTTTATTCATCAATGTGCTGCAGAAGGAGTATATAATAAACTTGGTGATAAATTTTACTCACTTGCATTCACGTCCTTTAATTATCGGAATAATAAAGATAATGAAGGACTTCTTGAGTCTTCAATTGCTAAAGAAACAAAAAATGCTTCATTTGCATTCATAGATTTTGAGCGTTTGCGCTTTGAAGATGGTTACCGAGATAAAGAATTTGAATCATCTATTATCAAGAAGAAGAAAGGAAAGTGGTTGTACATGTTTGATGGAATATATTATACTAGAGATGAATATTTATTTAAAGAGTTTGAAAAGTATGAGAAATAA